A single region of the Enterococcus mundtii genome encodes:
- the nrdH gene encoding glutaredoxin-like protein NrdH produces the protein MNVKIFSKNNCMQCKMVKRFLAENKIDFEEVNIDEQPEAISWLKDQGFQSVPVITSDAATVIGFRPDQLRHLAS, from the coding sequence ATGAACGTAAAAATCTTTTCAAAAAATAATTGTATGCAATGTAAAATGGTGAAACGCTTTTTAGCTGAAAATAAAATCGACTTTGAAGAAGTAAATATCGACGAGCAACCTGAAGCAATCTCATGGTTAAAAGACCAAGGATTCCAAAGTGTTCCGGTCATCACTTCAGACGCAGCGACTGTCATTGGTTTCAGACCAGATCAACTACGTCACTTAGCTAGCTAA
- a CDS encoding dihydrodipicolinate reductase: MTKKIRMVQVGCGKMSKEIIKYAMAKDIEIVGAVDNRPEAIGQDLGLYLGYDQALGVKISNDPHEVFQNCDADVALVTIASYIKDFMPSLEIPLTYGVNVLTISEEALYSWTTSVAETNRLDKIAKANNVTISGTGMQDIYWVLFPTLLAAGMNDVQKISGEVSYDVEHYGKALAEAHGVGYDQVKFDKEIANATDLPSYSWMTAEAICAKMGWTIKRIAQKNVPIVLDKDIPSKTMERPIKAGEAIGMSAVATIETVQGPVVEVGCTGKVYQTGEGDLCTWSIEGTPSMQFEVTKPDTPKHTCATLINRIPTVINSNAGYVTIDQLQPVEYMTYPAHLYLDKK, encoded by the coding sequence ATGACTAAAAAAATTCGTATGGTCCAAGTCGGCTGTGGAAAAATGTCGAAAGAGATTATCAAATATGCCATGGCAAAAGATATTGAAATCGTTGGAGCTGTAGACAATCGTCCAGAGGCGATCGGTCAGGATCTAGGGCTATATTTAGGATATGACCAAGCTTTAGGAGTGAAAATCTCTAACGATCCCCATGAAGTATTTCAAAACTGTGATGCCGATGTGGCATTAGTCACGATAGCTAGTTATATCAAAGATTTCATGCCAAGTTTAGAGATACCCTTGACCTATGGAGTCAATGTTTTAACAATCAGTGAAGAAGCTTTATATTCTTGGACGACTTCGGTTGCAGAAACCAATCGTTTGGATAAAATCGCAAAAGCCAACAACGTTACGATTTCAGGAACAGGAATGCAAGATATTTACTGGGTGTTGTTTCCAACGCTGCTGGCTGCTGGCATGAATGATGTACAAAAAATCAGTGGGGAAGTTAGTTATGATGTCGAACACTATGGGAAAGCGTTAGCGGAAGCGCATGGTGTGGGCTATGATCAAGTAAAATTTGACAAAGAAATTGCCAATGCAACCGATTTGCCTTCCTATTCTTGGATGACCGCAGAAGCCATCTGTGCCAAAATGGGTTGGACGATCAAACGCATTGCTCAAAAGAACGTTCCAATCGTTTTAGATAAAGATATTCCATCGAAAACAATGGAACGGCCGATCAAAGCAGGCGAAGCGATCGGCATGTCTGCCGTTGCAACGATTGAAACGGTACAAGGTCCAGTGGTGGAAGTCGGTTGTACTGGGAAAGTCTATCAGACAGGTGAAGGCGATTTATGTACTTGGTCGATCGAAGGAACGCCAAGTATGCAATTTGAAGTGACCAAACCAGATACACCAAAGCATACGTGCGCTACGTTGATTAACCGGATACCTACGGTGATCAATTCAAACGCAGGCTATGTCACGATCGATCAATTGCAACCTGTCGAATATATGACGTATCCAGCACATCTTTATTTAGATAAAAAATAG
- a CDS encoding quaternary amine ABC transporter ATP-binding protein, producing the protein MVKVEVKNLTKIFGKRTQTALEMMKKHQSKTEILQKTGATVGVYEASFDVQEGEIFVIMGLSGSGKSTLIRLLNRLIEPTSGNILIDGEDISTLSKEELREVRRHKINMVFQNFGLFPHRTILENTEYGLEVRGVPKEERQAKAEKALENSSLLSFKDQYPSQLSGGMQQRVGLARALANDPEILLMDEAFSALDPLIRREMQDELLELQSNVQKTIIFITHDLNEALRIGDRIALMKDGEIMQIGTGEEILTNPANDYVREFVEEVDRSKVLTAQNIMVPALTTNIESDGPNVALTRMRNEEVSMLMAVDRKRNLKGIITADQALEARRQKRPLIDFLDENVTVIGKDMLVSDIFNIIYDSPTPLAVVDNGKLKGVIIRGSVIEALAATSEVSEHE; encoded by the coding sequence TTGGTAAAAGTAGAAGTCAAAAACTTAACGAAAATATTTGGTAAACGAACACAAACTGCTTTGGAAATGATGAAAAAGCACCAATCGAAAACAGAGATTTTACAAAAAACCGGCGCAACTGTCGGTGTATATGAAGCGAGTTTTGATGTACAAGAAGGTGAGATCTTCGTGATCATGGGACTTTCGGGGAGTGGGAAATCAACCTTGATCCGTCTATTGAATCGTTTGATTGAACCAACATCTGGCAATATCTTGATTGATGGAGAAGACATCTCAACACTTAGCAAAGAAGAACTTCGCGAAGTTCGTCGTCACAAAATCAACATGGTGTTCCAAAACTTCGGTCTATTCCCACATCGTACGATTTTAGAAAATACAGAATACGGTCTTGAAGTTCGCGGTGTTCCTAAAGAAGAACGTCAAGCTAAAGCAGAAAAAGCGTTAGAGAACTCAAGCTTGTTATCCTTTAAAGATCAATATCCTAGTCAATTATCTGGTGGGATGCAACAACGTGTTGGGTTAGCCCGAGCATTGGCAAATGATCCAGAGATCCTATTGATGGATGAAGCTTTCTCAGCACTTGATCCATTGATTCGTCGTGAAATGCAAGATGAGTTATTGGAACTACAATCCAATGTGCAAAAAACGATCATCTTTATCACACATGATTTAAATGAAGCATTGCGTATCGGGGATCGCATTGCGTTGATGAAAGACGGAGAAATCATGCAAATCGGTACTGGGGAAGAAATCTTGACTAATCCAGCCAATGATTACGTGAGAGAATTCGTTGAAGAAGTCGATCGCTCGAAAGTCTTGACGGCGCAAAACATCATGGTTCCTGCACTAACAACAAACATCGAATCAGATGGTCCAAACGTTGCGTTGACACGTATGCGTAATGAAGAAGTCAGCATGTTGATGGCTGTTGATAGAAAACGTAACTTAAAAGGGATCATTACAGCAGATCAAGCATTAGAAGCAAGACGTCAAAAACGTCCATTGATCGATTTCCTTGATGAAAATGTTACCGTGATCGGTAAAGATATGTTAGTTAGTGATATCTTCAATATTATTTATGATTCGCCGACTCCATTAGCCGTGGTTGATAACGGGAAATTAAAAGGCGTTATTATCCGAGGTAGCGTAATCGAAGCATTAGCAGCAACAAGTGAGGTGAGCGAACATGAATAA
- a CDS encoding aminotransferase class III-fold pyridoxal phosphate-dependent enzyme, producing MNNRKKKYFWHPMTDTRASEEETIVIERGDGNFIYDDTGRKLLDGVGGLWCMNVGHNRPEMNRAIADQMEKLSYYQLFTNIAHPKAYDLAEKIIQMTQEEEMAKVFFTSGGSDSVDTALKITRQYWQAVGKPTKKVFLSLEKAYHGMHYGGTSIGGNPIYREFIGPGLQDCVRVSSPHLKKNNWNCQDPEELTKHCIAELVETIEQIGADHIAAFIAEPIQGAGGIIVPPTSYWPALREVCDTYDILLIADEVVTGFGRSGHLFGSRGWGIKPDAMVLAKGLSSGYVPLGATVFNKRIVEGIESATNGANVIIHGHTYGGHPLGCVAALEALRIVEEENLVENAREVGAYLLERLKGLEGTYDCISDVRGKGLMIAIDFENTGKYDVEQTAKNVQAVADYAINAGVLLRDELQTIIISPSLTFSKENADQLFDAIHMGFEKWQKQQ from the coding sequence ATGAACAATCGCAAGAAAAAGTATTTTTGGCATCCGATGACGGATACTCGAGCAAGTGAAGAAGAAACAATCGTTATCGAACGTGGAGATGGGAATTTTATCTATGATGATACGGGGAGAAAATTACTCGATGGTGTTGGTGGATTATGGTGTATGAACGTTGGTCATAATCGCCCTGAAATGAACCGAGCAATTGCTGATCAAATGGAAAAATTATCTTACTATCAATTGTTTACGAATATTGCCCATCCCAAGGCATATGACTTGGCAGAAAAAATCATTCAAATGACGCAAGAAGAAGAGATGGCGAAAGTATTCTTTACTTCTGGAGGAAGTGATTCAGTAGATACTGCTTTAAAAATCACAAGACAATACTGGCAAGCAGTAGGTAAACCGACAAAGAAAGTATTTCTGTCATTGGAAAAAGCCTATCATGGGATGCATTATGGTGGAACGTCGATAGGTGGCAACCCAATCTATCGGGAATTTATTGGTCCAGGTTTACAAGATTGTGTACGTGTCTCTTCCCCGCATTTGAAGAAAAATAATTGGAATTGCCAAGATCCAGAAGAATTGACAAAACACTGTATCGCTGAACTAGTTGAAACGATTGAACAGATTGGCGCAGATCATATTGCTGCATTTATTGCTGAACCGATCCAAGGTGCTGGCGGTATCATCGTTCCACCAACTTCTTATTGGCCAGCTTTAAGGGAGGTTTGTGATACTTATGATATTTTATTGATTGCAGATGAAGTGGTGACAGGTTTTGGCCGTTCAGGACATCTTTTTGGTAGTCGTGGCTGGGGCATCAAACCAGATGCTATGGTTCTAGCGAAAGGATTATCTTCTGGGTATGTTCCACTAGGGGCTACTGTTTTTAACAAACGCATCGTTGAAGGCATCGAATCAGCGACCAATGGAGCTAATGTCATTATCCATGGGCATACTTACGGTGGACATCCGCTCGGCTGTGTGGCAGCATTAGAAGCTTTACGTATTGTGGAAGAAGAAAATTTAGTTGAAAATGCCCGTGAAGTCGGTGCATATTTATTGGAACGTCTAAAAGGACTTGAAGGAACATATGACTGCATTAGTGATGTTCGTGGAAAAGGCTTGATGATCGCTATCGATTTTGAGAATACAGGGAAATATGATGTGGAACAAACAGCAAAGAATGTACAAGCCGTGGCTGATTATGCCATCAATGCAGGCGTCTTGCTACGTGATGAATTACAAACGATTATCATTTCACCATCGTTGACCTTTTCAAAGGAAAACGCAGATCAACTATTCGATGCGATTCATATGGGCTTTGAGAAGTGGCAAAAGCAACAATAA
- the ald gene encoding alanine dehydrogenase, which yields MTIIGVPKEIKNSEKRVGVTPAGVKELVTAGHIVYVEERAGEGSGFTDSQYREAGAQIKADPETVWSAEIVVKVKEPLASEYQYFRNDLILFTYLHLAANLELTEALIKSGTTAIAYEMVTKNGAFPLLAPMSEVAGRLGGLLGAEILAKQSGKLISGVTGVLPVQATILGGGIAGVSAAHYLHGLGADVTILDINVDRLRELSEMFNGQVKTLYSSPANIEKMALTSDIVIGSVLLPGKKAPHLITEELVKQMKEGTILVDIAIDQGGCFETSQPTTHEEPTFVKHGVIHYSVANMPGLVPQTSTLALTNVTMRYIKGLASQSLTEVIQTYPEILPGIGTYKGKLTCPEVGEVFERTVDDIRELV from the coding sequence ATGACAATCATTGGTGTACCAAAAGAAATCAAAAATTCAGAGAAACGTGTAGGCGTGACACCCGCAGGAGTCAAAGAGTTAGTAACAGCAGGTCATATCGTTTATGTAGAAGAACGTGCAGGGGAAGGATCAGGCTTTACAGATAGTCAATACCGTGAAGCTGGCGCTCAGATCAAAGCTGATCCAGAGACAGTCTGGTCGGCAGAAATCGTCGTGAAAGTCAAAGAACCACTAGCATCAGAATATCAATACTTTAGAAACGATTTGATTTTGTTTACGTACTTGCATCTAGCCGCAAATCTTGAATTGACTGAAGCATTGATCAAGTCTGGAACAACAGCGATTGCCTATGAAATGGTTACGAAAAACGGAGCATTCCCATTACTCGCACCAATGAGTGAAGTCGCTGGCCGTTTAGGCGGTCTATTGGGTGCGGAGATTTTAGCGAAGCAAAGTGGAAAATTGATTTCAGGTGTAACAGGTGTTTTACCGGTTCAGGCAACTATTTTAGGTGGTGGGATCGCCGGAGTGAGTGCGGCACATTACTTGCACGGATTAGGAGCAGATGTGACGATCTTAGATATCAATGTCGACCGCTTACGTGAATTGTCAGAGATGTTTAATGGACAAGTAAAAACCCTCTACTCAAGCCCAGCGAATATTGAGAAAATGGCATTGACTAGTGATATCGTGATTGGTTCAGTCTTATTACCAGGTAAAAAAGCCCCACATCTTATCACAGAAGAATTAGTGAAGCAGATGAAAGAAGGAACGATCTTGGTGGATATTGCGATTGACCAAGGCGGCTGTTTTGAAACGAGCCAGCCAACCACCCATGAAGAACCGACTTTCGTTAAACATGGAGTGATCCACTACTCGGTTGCGAATATGCCAGGTTTAGTTCCTCAAACGTCTACGTTAGCTTTAACGAATGTCACGATGAGATATATCAAGGGCTTAGCCTCCCAATCACTGACAGAAGTCATCCAAACGTATCCAGAGATCCTACCAGGAATCGGTACCTATAAAGGAAAACTGACCTGTCCTGAAGTGGGGGAAGTCTTTGAGCGAACCGTTGACGATATTCGTGAGCTCGTTTAA
- the nrdF gene encoding class 1b ribonucleoside-diphosphate reductase subunit beta, translated as MSETYYAAINWNEIEDIIDKSTWEKLTEQFWLDTRIPLSNDLDDWRTLSQLEKDTVGHVFGGLTLLDTVQSESGMDQLRKDVRTPHEEAVLNNIQFMESVHAKSYSSIFSTLNTKKEIEEIFEWTNTNPYLQKKAERINEIYKNGTPLEKKIASVFLETFLFYSGFYTPLYYLGNNKLANVAEIIKLIIRDESVHGTYIGYKFQLGYNELPEEEQETLKDWMYNLLYELYENEERYTEELYDPIGWTEEVKTFLRYNANKALMNLGMDPLFPDTANDVNPIVMNGISTGTSNHDFFSQVGNGYLLGNVEAMKDEDYLIGLD; from the coding sequence ATGTCAGAAACTTATTATGCAGCGATAAACTGGAATGAAATTGAAGATATCATTGATAAATCGACTTGGGAGAAATTAACTGAGCAATTTTGGTTAGACACACGTATCCCTTTGTCAAATGACTTAGACGACTGGCGTACGCTTTCCCAATTAGAAAAAGATACAGTTGGTCACGTATTTGGTGGATTGACTTTACTTGATACCGTCCAATCAGAAAGCGGGATGGATCAATTACGTAAAGATGTCCGCACGCCCCATGAAGAAGCGGTATTGAACAATATCCAATTTATGGAGTCTGTCCATGCGAAAAGTTACTCTTCGATCTTCAGTACATTGAATACGAAAAAAGAAATCGAAGAAATCTTTGAATGGACGAATACCAATCCTTATCTACAGAAAAAAGCGGAGCGTATCAATGAGATCTACAAAAACGGTACGCCGTTAGAGAAAAAAATTGCGAGTGTCTTTTTAGAAACCTTCTTATTTTACTCAGGATTCTATACACCACTTTATTATTTAGGAAATAATAAATTAGCCAACGTGGCAGAGATCATCAAGTTGATCATTCGTGACGAATCTGTCCATGGCACGTATATTGGCTATAAATTCCAACTAGGTTACAACGAATTACCTGAAGAAGAACAAGAAACATTGAAAGACTGGATGTATAATTTGTTATATGAATTATACGAAAACGAAGAGCGCTACACAGAAGAATTATATGATCCAATCGGTTGGACGGAAGAAGTCAAAACATTCTTACGCTACAATGCAAATAAAGCATTGATGAATCTAGGAATGGACCCACTATTCCCTGATACAGCAAACGATGTCAACCCAATCGTGATGAATGGGATCTCTACTGGTACAAGTAACCACGATTTCTTCTCTCAAGTCGGAAACGGCTACCTATTAGGTAACGTAGAAGCGATGAAAGATGAAGATTACTTGATTGGTTTAGACTAA
- the nrdE gene encoding class 1b ribonucleoside-diphosphate reductase subunit alpha, with amino-acid sequence MSLKNLKDVSYFKLNNEINRPVNGQIPLNKDKEALAAFFEENVKPNTMTFPTVIDKIQYLIDNQYLEAEFIQLYSSEFIEKLYQFLFEQNFTFKSFMAAYKFYSQYALKTNDGSAYLESYEDRVAFNALYFANGDEELALALADEMIHQRYQPATPSFLNAGRKRRGELVSCFLTQVTDDMNSIGRSINSALQLSRIGGGVGITLSNLREAGAPIKGYEGAASGVVPVMKLFEDSFSYSNQLGQRQGAGVVYLNVFHPDIMMFLSAKKENADEKIRVKTLSLGVIVPDKFYELARKNQEMYLFSPYSVEKEYGVPFSYVDITAEYDNLVANPNIRKQKIKARDLENEISKLQQESGYPYIINIDTANRENPVDGKIIMSNLCSEILQVQTPSVINGKQEYEELGTDISCNLGSTNIVNLMDSPDFGRSVRTMTRALTYITDASDIDVVPPIQNGNKLNHTIGLGAMGLHTYFAKEQMEYGSEESIDFTNVYFMLLNYWTLIESNNIARERKQVFHNFEKSAYADGTYFDKYVTGEFQPKSERVAALFDGIFIPTAQDWENLKQAIMKDGLYHQNRLAVAPNGSISYINDTSASIHPITRMIEERQEKKIGKIYYPAPYLSNETIPYYTSAYDMDMRKVIDIYATAQKHVDQGMSMTLFMRSEIPEGLYEWKETTKQSTRDLNILRHYAFHKGIKSIYYVRTFTDDAEEIGSNQCESCVI; translated from the coding sequence ATGAGTCTTAAAAATCTAAAAGATGTCAGCTACTTTAAGCTGAACAATGAAATCAATCGACCAGTCAACGGGCAAATCCCTTTAAATAAAGATAAAGAAGCTTTAGCTGCTTTTTTTGAAGAAAATGTCAAACCAAATACGATGACGTTTCCAACAGTGATCGACAAAATCCAGTATTTGATCGACAACCAATATTTAGAAGCAGAGTTCATTCAATTATATAGTAGTGAATTTATTGAAAAACTTTATCAATTCCTATTCGAACAAAACTTTACATTTAAATCATTCATGGCAGCCTATAAGTTCTACTCTCAATATGCGTTAAAAACAAATGATGGTTCTGCCTACTTGGAATCTTATGAAGATCGTGTCGCATTCAATGCGTTGTACTTTGCGAATGGCGACGAAGAACTAGCCTTAGCTTTAGCTGATGAAATGATCCACCAACGTTATCAACCAGCAACCCCTTCATTTTTGAATGCTGGACGTAAACGTCGTGGTGAACTTGTTTCTTGTTTCTTGACTCAGGTAACGGATGATATGAATTCAATCGGTCGTTCGATCAACTCTGCCTTACAACTTTCACGAATCGGTGGTGGTGTTGGGATCACACTTTCTAACTTACGTGAAGCCGGAGCGCCGATCAAAGGATACGAAGGTGCAGCTAGCGGTGTTGTTCCAGTCATGAAATTGTTTGAAGATAGCTTTAGTTATTCGAACCAATTAGGACAACGTCAAGGTGCGGGTGTCGTTTATTTAAACGTCTTCCACCCAGACATCATGATGTTCCTTTCAGCAAAAAAAGAAAATGCAGACGAAAAGATTCGCGTGAAGACTTTATCACTTGGTGTGATCGTCCCAGATAAATTCTATGAATTAGCACGTAAAAACCAAGAAATGTATCTATTCAGTCCTTATAGTGTGGAAAAAGAATATGGTGTGCCATTTTCTTACGTAGATATCACTGCGGAATATGACAATTTAGTCGCAAATCCAAATATCCGTAAACAAAAAATCAAAGCCCGTGATTTAGAAAATGAAATCTCTAAATTACAACAAGAGTCTGGTTATCCGTATATCATCAATATTGATACGGCAAATCGTGAAAATCCTGTAGACGGTAAAATTATCATGAGTAACTTATGTTCTGAGATTTTACAAGTACAGACACCTTCTGTCATCAATGGCAAGCAAGAATATGAAGAGTTAGGGACAGACATCTCATGTAACTTAGGTTCTACAAACATCGTCAATTTGATGGATAGCCCTGACTTTGGTCGCTCTGTCCGCACGATGACTCGTGCATTGACGTATATCACAGATGCTTCAGACATTGACGTGGTTCCACCGATCCAAAACGGGAACAAATTGAATCATACGATCGGACTTGGTGCCATGGGACTTCATACTTATTTTGCCAAAGAGCAAATGGAATATGGTTCCGAAGAATCAATTGATTTTACCAATGTTTATTTCATGTTGTTGAATTACTGGACACTTATTGAAAGTAACAATATCGCACGTGAGAGAAAACAAGTCTTCCATAATTTTGAAAAATCAGCTTATGCAGACGGCACTTATTTTGATAAATATGTCACTGGCGAATTCCAACCAAAATCTGAACGAGTTGCTGCTTTGTTTGATGGTATCTTTATTCCGACTGCCCAAGACTGGGAAAACTTGAAGCAAGCAATCATGAAAGATGGTTTGTATCACCAAAATCGTTTAGCTGTAGCACCTAATGGTTCTATTTCTTATATCAATGATACTAGTGCAAGTATCCATCCGATCACTCGTATGATCGAAGAACGCCAAGAAAAGAAAATTGGGAAAATCTATTACCCAGCGCCTTATTTATCAAATGAAACAATCCCGTATTACACTTCTGCTTATGATATGGATATGCGTAAAGTGATCGATATTTATGCCACAGCACAAAAACATGTGGATCAAGGAATGAGTATGACGTTGTTTATGCGTTCAGAAATCCCAGAAGGTTTGTACGAATGGAAAGAAACGACAAAACAATCCACACGTGATCTAAATATTCTAAGACACTACGCTTTCCACAAAGGAATCAAATCGATTTATTATGTACGTACGTTTACAGACGATGCAGAAGAAATCGGCAGCAACCAATGTGAAAGCTGTGTGATCTAA
- a CDS encoding GH25 family lysozyme, producing the protein MRTMVKWVGVICFTLLVYVGGTAQATSIPIKPTITEKNQHVLGSSNQFSESFTRSLTDDSGISAAEPGRPAKDFIDISSNNGKISSEEFQTMKTYGIKGVVIKLTEGDSYKNPLAPEQIASAVAAGLKVSVYHYAWFNEEADTKGEAQFLLDYMKELNLSSSTVVVNDSENPKMNVDKVTDNALVFQKAIQQGGYQNVAHYSSASWFTENKLDMTRLGKENCWVAQWPYDPSDKNPLHTDTAAWQWASDLYFPEFPSRHFDVSSDYLKKFTS; encoded by the coding sequence ATGCGTACAATGGTCAAATGGGTAGGTGTTATTTGTTTTACTTTACTAGTTTACGTTGGAGGAACAGCACAGGCAACTTCGATTCCAATCAAACCTACGATTACTGAAAAAAATCAACATGTGTTAGGTAGCAGCAACCAATTCTCAGAGTCATTCACTCGAAGTCTGACAGACGATTCAGGAATCTCCGCTGCAGAACCAGGCAGACCAGCTAAAGATTTTATTGACATATCTTCCAATAATGGCAAGATATCGAGTGAAGAATTTCAAACGATGAAAACCTACGGCATTAAAGGGGTAGTCATAAAATTGACTGAAGGAGACTCGTATAAAAATCCGCTTGCTCCTGAACAGATTGCTTCAGCCGTTGCGGCAGGCCTAAAAGTAAGTGTCTATCATTATGCGTGGTTCAATGAAGAAGCTGACACAAAAGGGGAAGCTCAGTTTTTATTGGATTATATGAAAGAGTTGAACCTGTCATCGTCAACTGTTGTTGTCAACGATAGCGAAAATCCAAAGATGAACGTGGACAAAGTGACAGATAATGCATTGGTTTTCCAAAAAGCGATCCAACAGGGAGGCTATCAAAACGTCGCCCACTATTCGAGTGCTTCTTGGTTCACCGAAAACAAATTGGATATGACACGTCTAGGAAAAGAAAATTGTTGGGTTGCACAGTGGCCCTACGATCCTTCTGATAAAAATCCTTTGCATACAGATACAGCAGCTTGGCAGTGGGCAAGTGATCTTTATTTCCCAGAATTTCCTAGCCGTCATTTTGATGTAAGTAGTGACTATTTGAAAAAATTTACAAGTTAA